The Arachis hypogaea cultivar Tifrunner chromosome 14, arahy.Tifrunner.gnm2.J5K5, whole genome shotgun sequence DNA window TTTCAAAACTTTGGCACTCTCTCATATCCGATGGACACTTTGCGGAATCGCATTACAACCTCTACTCTGCCGCATCTTCCCATTCGTACTACTTCTTGGTACATGACTATACTAAAGCTTGCTTTGTTCAGCTCCACACGCTATTTGATGTTCCAGCAGCACCAACAACACTCAAAGAGGTATCTCTCCCTCCCAAGAAGAACTCATTTCTCGTTCTCGTCTCATGGGATCCTGCAGAGGCTTTCTTCTCTTCAACGAGCAACCACATTTTCTTGTTATATGGAACCCACTGACTGGATCCAGCAAAACAATATCCTACTCTCATATCGTTTCTCGTATTAAGATCCCTCTCGTTATTAATCCCGATCATAAAGTTCCATATGGATTTGGTTTCGATGCATCACGTGATGACTATTTAGTAGTTCTATCTTGGCCTGATAACTACAACCAACACCACTTAGATTGCTTTTCATTGAGGACCAATTCATGGATTAATCTCGATGCAGCGCTCCCCAAATCCATGGGCACGTGGAAGCAGCAATTTTATGGGTTGTTCTTACATGGCGCTATTCATTGGTTGTGTTACTCTAGTCAAGATTACATTGATGATGCTATTCTTATCTTTGATTTGAAGGAAAGGAGTTTCTCAAAGATATCTATGCCAAAACAACTCGTAGGGTGTTCTCCCATCAATCTCACCATATTAGGAGGGTGCCTAGCCCTGTATTGGTATCACGACGATATAACTGAGATATGGGTTATGAAAGAATATAAAGTGCCGTCATCTTGGATTTTAATATGTGAGATTCCTTGTGGTAATTATTTGCCTCTATGCATATCCAATGGAAGTAACATTATTGCGCTAAATTTTGAACTGGGGTATGTAAATTTAAGGTTTACCAAATATAATGTCAGTGAAAAGCTTCTAAATTATTCTCCTTTTTCCCTTTCTCACTATCATTACACCTATGGAAGTTACTGTGTACATACAGATAGTCTCTTGCCATTTCCCGGTGACGTTAAggataaggataaaaagaagaaaactgGTATGTAAACTATTCTCCTATGCTTTGTACCATGTTATACCTATTTCTTTCTATTGCTTTGTGATTAATGAAAAAGTACCAAGCAAGATACATCATGCATAAAGTTGCATTCAGATATGAGATTTGACTATAGATTgtatgaaattagaatttatcaATGCTTAAGAAATCATTAATCACTTTCTTGCTTCTTACAGTCCAGTCTTATGGTGAGGATTAAGGTTTAGCTATGTTTTCATGTCTAAAGCTGTGGCCTTTACTCGCTGATCTTCTTTGCAGACCATTGAACTCGCCAAGAATGTTTCGAACAACTTGATGAAAGAAAGAGTATCAGGAGCGAGCATATATGGGTGAACCGGTTAAGAGTTGTGAATAAAGTGTAGCGTTCACAATTGAGCATGAAGAAGTTTGAAgaaacttcaattttattttgctttgaagtatgattttctttccaaattttgCATTGTAAGTTAGTTTTATACTACTTGGTGTAAGTTTGGTGCATTGGCCTTTGGAATTTATAAGTTAATTTTGTTGAGATCTGTAGTTGAAATTTTTTGAAGTTAAAGTTCTTTAAAAAAACACTAAACTTTCTTTTTTCCTCTCCTTGGGTGTAGGGAGAAAATAAATGATCTTGTTCGGGGAAATTTACATAGATGCTTTTCGTCAATTTTCTTCTTGTCCTACTAAGATATATGAATCAATATCTTGATTAAATGGCTGCATATTTTGATGCCAGAATCGAGCATTTTATTTGTGGTTTCAAGAGCTATAGATGAGGTGGTGAATTCTAAAATGTTACATAAAAACCATTTTAGTGTGAAGGGTAAAATTGGACCTGCCTTTGACTAAAAAAACTCCAGAGAAAATGCATGTTCAAGATTCCCCCTTATGATTATCATTTGTCAGCTTACTTTCACAACTCTTTAATTTTGTCTGCTGTTGCATGAAGAAACTGTCATTTTGCTCATGACTTCTCAATCAATTTgggaattttctttttctttttattttttttaaccgaACTCAACTAGATTtttattgatttgtttgaaccggctcaatcacttttttttaatagataaatTCCTCTATTTTGTTGTAAGTTATCTTGTTTCTATATACTAATTGCAAGGGAGAAGTCAAAAATATATCAATAGACAAGGGCAACGAGGGACCTAAACAAGACTACAAGTAATCAAGTATACATTCAAAGCAATTTTACTCGGGTGTAAAAATATACCATGGTATTGGACACAAGCATATTAGCTACATGATGATACATGTTCATGATGCAATTACGACAAAGTGAGAAACCACTATATTACAAAATTGGGTAAACATGAAGCACAACACATCAACACAAATATACACGtactttttttttcctaaaaaaaaagaaggaaatgtGGATGATTTGTCTAGATTGGTCAGCGATAACGGGCTGAGCCTTTGACTGAATCGGTATTCACCACCGAAAAAATGGATGAGTTTTGAAGTGATACTAAACGCACTGCATGCTTGTTCCCAAGTTCATGCACCTATATGTGTGTGATTAAGCGAACTCTGGAAGGGACTTAAGTTGTCCCGAGTGTCCTGTAAGATAAAGAATTATACGTATTGTGTTTCCCACTCAAGAATCAC harbors:
- the LOC112743747 gene encoding F-box/kelch-repeat protein At3g23880-like, which gives rise to MGSCRGFLLFNEQPHFLVIWNPLTGSSKTISYSHIVSRIKIPLVINPDHKVPYGFGFDASRDDYLVVLSWPDNYNQHHLDCFSLRTNSWINLDAALPKSMGTWKQQFYGLFLHGAIHWLCYSSQDYIDDAILIFDLKERSFSKISMPKQLVGCSPINLTILGGCLALYWYHDDITEIWVMKEYKVPSSWILICEIPCGNYLPLCISNGSNIIALNFELGYCVHTDSLLPFPGDVKDKDKKKKTDH